A window of the Henckelia pumila isolate YLH828 chromosome 3, ASM3356847v2, whole genome shotgun sequence genome harbors these coding sequences:
- the LOC140888414 gene encoding uncharacterized protein, with protein MDWHSWLSKSSLEPTLVYEYALNFIRNELQEDDLAYFNHEFLQSIGINVAKHRLEIIKLALKELRGKPNGISRIILAMKNAKNLFTSNIVKWGAGANKNPPQYPVSSGFSPYRTPCNGSRRRMDGGGKEKGRIHLNIMRSGPLERRVQQEKFLVTSKSMSGSGPINGKIQERLWYPNCSPLVTRPMEGKGRERMGFICRSPAVSGPIDRFGLSPKVSPFHAYDNSENHGFDYGDQSLW; from the exons aTGGATTGGCACTCTTGGTTGTCGAAATCAAGCCTCGAACCCACACTAGTATACGAGTATGCTCTAAACTTCATCCGAAATGAGCTTCAAGAAGATGATCTAGCCTACTTCAACCACGAGTTCCTTCAAAGCATCGGCATCAACGTTGCGAAACACCGACTCGAAATAATCAAGCTCGCTCTCAAGGAGTTGAGAGGGAAGCCTAATGGGATCTCGAGGATCATCTTGGCCATGAAAAATGCCAAGAATCTCTTCACAAGCAACATTGTGAAGTGGGGTGCTGGTGCTAACAAAAACCCGCCGCAGTATCCGGTCTCCTCCGGGTTCTCGCCTTATCGAACACCGTGCAACGGTTCACGGCGGAGGATGGACGGCGGCGGGAAAGAGAAGGGAAGAATCCACTTGAATATCATGAGATCGGGACCTTTGGAAAGGAGGGTGCAGCAAGAGAAGTTCTTGGTGACAAGCAAGAGCATGAGTGGATCTGGGCCGATCAATGGCAAGATTCAAGAGAGGCTTTGGTACCCAAATTGTAGCCCACTTGTTACCAGGCCTATGGAGGGAAAAGGGAGGGAGAGAATGGGCTTTATATGCAGAAGCCCAGCTGTTTCTGGGCCGATAGATAGGTTTGGGCTGAGCCCGAAAGTGAGCCCCTTTCATGCTTATGATAACAGTGAGAATCATGGTTTTGATTATGGGGATCAATCGCTATG GTGA